The Castanea sativa cultivar Marrone di Chiusa Pesio chromosome 4, ASM4071231v1 sequence AGGAGTTGACATGAGCATTTGGCGCTAGATTTGTAATGTGTAGCAGAGTTCCTAAACCCTTAGACTCTTTGTTGTCTATGGCGATAAGGGAAGGTGAAACTCTTAAAACCTACTTAGACAGATACTGGGAAacatttaatgaaatagatagGGATTTCAAGGACATGGCAATAAGAACTTTTAAAACGGGGCTTCCAACGGAGCACGTGTTGAGGAAGTCATTGATGATGAAGCCTGCTCAGAATATGCGCCAACTTATGGATCACCTTGAAAAACATAAAGGGGTAGAGGATGATCAAGCCCAAGGAAAGGGCAAAGCAAAAGCTTTCCCTGAAAGGAGGGATCATGGCGTGGGAGGATATCATAATAACCGACTTAGGAGAAATTTTCCCAATCAGAAACCAACAAAGGGTGCTCAAATGGTCAATTTGCTATTTAAGGAGCTGATTTATCAAATATTGGAAAAGATAAAGAATGAGTCGTATTTCaaatggcccaataagatgggTGAAGACCAGTCCAAGAGAAATCAAAGCCTTTACTGTCACTATCATCAGGAAAAAGGACATACAACTGAAGATTGTAGGACTTTGCGTgatcatctaggtcagctagtgAAGGTAGGGAAATTGAAGCAATTCTTGCACCATCTTGCGGGGCAGTTCGGGCAATCTGAAGCCAAGTATCAAAGGGATGGAGCTCTCAACCAGCCCTAGGCACAATCAATGTCATTTTCGCAAAACCCAGAGGCGATGCTGGAACCTACTCAGGAGTTATGTCTGTGGTTTCAAGTCCTAACTTGGAAGATAGGGGTCATGCTTCTAAGAAAGCTAAGGTGGTGGCTGTGCCCACTCTGGGTTTCTCAGAAGAAGATAAGGAAGGAACATTCCAGCCACACGATGATGCCTTAGTGATAACTCTTCGGATCGGCGgatatgatgtaaagagggtccTTGTTGACCAAGGGAGTGAAGCAGAGATTATGTACCCAAATCTGTATAAAGGATTAAAGCTTAAGCCTGAAGATTTGGAGAATTGTGATTCACTGTTGATGGGTTTCGATAGGAGAATGGTAATATCCCGTGGGATGATTAGGTTACCTGTGCAGGCTGGGGACGAAGAGGTGCAAGTTAGTTTCATTGTGGTTGAGACCTATTCCCCTTACACGACTATTCTGGCCAGACTGTGGCTTCACGCTATGGGAGCAATATCATCAACCTTTCATTTGGAGGTTAAGTATCCCATGCAAGGACGAGTAGGGAAATTAATGGGAAGTCAAGCAATGGCTAGGCAATGTTTGGTGGCGGCCATTACAGAACATTCCATGGATCAAGTTTTGGTGGAAAAAGAGCAAATCCTATAGCAACTACACAGTCTTGAAGTTGAACTTGGGGCCGAGTCACAAGGGGTATTGTCCGAGGAGTTGGTAAGGGTTTTAATTGATCAGGACGAgaagaaatattttcaagtagGGGCTCAGTTACCCCTGCTGGATAAAGCAATGTTGGTGAGGTTTTTGGAAGACAACATTGATGTGTTCGCCTGGAGTACTTATGATGTACCGGCGATTGATCCCGAGTTTATATGTTATCGGCTAAACGTGAATTTTGGCGTGTGCCATGAAGACAGCCACCTTGGCAGTCCTCAAAAGAACACATTGAGGCAGTTAGGGTAGAGGTAAACAAAATTAAACAGGCAGGAGCAATCAAGGAGATCTTTTATCCTGAATGACTTGCCAATATTGTggtagtaaagaagaaaaacGGGAAATGGCGAGCTTGTGTAGATTTCACGGATTTGAATAAGGTTTGTCCAAAGGATCCTTTCCCTGTTCCTAGGATCAATCAGTTAGTGGATGCAACAGTTGGAgatcctcagatgagttttttggatgctttctaGGGGTATCATTAGACACCCCTAGCATTATCCAACTAAGAGAAGACGACTTTCCAAACTTCTACTTTAAAAATGCTAGATCTACATATCAAAGAATGGTGACATGAATGTTTGAGTCACAGATTAGGAGGAATGTAAAGGCatatattgatgatatggtgATAAAGAGAAAACAAGTTACAGAACACTTGGTGGACTTGGGGGAAGTGTTTTCAGTATTGCAGGAACATAAACTACACTTAAATGCATCTAAGTGCTCTTTCGGGGTTAGCTTAGGAAATTTCTTGGGTTACATGATCACACACCAAGGAATCGAAGTCAATCCCGATCAAATTAAACCATCAAAAGTTTGCATCCTCCTCGGAATTCTAAAGAAGTGCAAAAATTGACAGGGATGGTAGCAACTttgaatagatttatctctcggtcaacAGATAGGTGTCGTCCATTTTTCCAACTTCTTCATTAGTGGAAGAactttcaatggaccgaggagtgcgttTTAGCCTTTGAGGAGCTTAAACAATATCTATCACCTACCCTTGTCCTCTCTCAGCCTAAGAAAGAAGAAGTGTTATATGCATACCTAGCAATCATGGATCACGCAGTCAGCTTGGTTCTAGTCAGGAATAAGAATGGAATACTTAAACCTATCTATTATATTAGTAAATCCTTGCATGAAGCGGAGACACGTTATTTGCCCTTGGAAAAGGTGGTGTTGGCCATTGTCCATGTTACGAGGAAACttttacattattttcaggcatATACTGTGATTGTGCTCACTCAGATTCCCTTACAAGCGTTATGATGAAAATCAGATTACATAGGCAGGATCGCTAAGTGGGGAACCATGTTGGGTGCCTACAACGTTAGGTATATGCCTCGAACTGCTGTAAAGGGACAAGTCTTGGCAAATTTTGTTGCGGAGTTTACTGAGAGTATCACAAATGATGGGAGAGTGGAAATGGGTGTTTTGATGGTCTCAGCCTTCACTGTGGCCACTTGGGAAGTGTACACGGATGGAGTAGCCAACCGAAAAGGGTTAGGAGTAGGAATTGTGTTGGTAACCCCCGAGAAGCTAGTAATGGAGAAATCCCTACATTTGGGCTTTCTATCCACCAACAAcaaagctgagtatgaagctttGTTAGTTGGAATGGCGATGGTTAACAAGCTTAGGGGAGAAGTCATAGAGATGTATTCAGATTCACGACTGGTTATAAAGCAAGGTAATGGTGAGTACGCATGCAAGGATACCTTGTTAAAGTTAGACAAGCTCAAACCTATTTCAAGAGTTTCACTTTAAGGCAAATCCCGAGGGGACAGAACTCCCATGCAGACTCTTTAGCTATGCTGGCAACCTCTTTGAGATCATGCCTACCTCGGATTATTATTGTTGAGGACATGGTCAATCCCAACCTTGTGGGAAAGTTCTCGGTCGAGGTGCATAGTATCCAAGTTGGGCCAAGTTGGATGGATCTCTTGGTTACATTTATTAAGTAAGGACTATTACCTGAAAATAAGGGTGAGGTAGAAAAGATACGTAGAAAGGCTTTATGTTATTGGTTatccaaagaacaaaaattgTATAAGCATTCCCACTCGGGACCATATCTATGTGTGTACATCTTAAAGCGGTGAAGCCCCTGTTGGAGGAGTTGCATGAGTGAATTTGTGAGAGTCATACTGGTGGAAGGTCTTTATCCCATCGAGCCCTCACCCAAGGATACTAGTGGCCAAGTATGCAAAAAACCACCTAGGATTATGTTAAGAAATGCGACCAGTGCCAGAGGTATGCTCCAAATATTCATCAGTTGGGAGGGGTCTTGAACTCAATCTCCAGTTCGTGGCCATTTGCTCAATGAGGCTTGTatatagtggggccatttccccGAGCTTCAGGAAACCAAAGATGGTTCCTCGTCGGGACAGATTACGTTACTAAGTGGGTGGAGGCTGAATCACTTTCCAATATCAGGGATGTAGATGCTAAAAGGTTTATTTGGAGGAACATTATTACCAGATTTAGGGTCCCCCATACGCTGATCTCGGACAATGGGCTCCAATTTGACAACAAGGTCTTTAGAAGGTACTATTGGGAGTTAGGAATCAGAATTAGGTACTCTACTCCTGTTTATCCTCAAGGGAATGGGCAGGTTGAAGCTACAAATAAATCCATAGTGTCTGGACTAAAGAAAAGATTAGATGATGCCAAAGGAAGATGGGTGGATGAATTGCCCAACGTATTGTGGAATTATCGCACTATGCCACAAAGATCAACTGGAGAGACTCCTTTCTTAATGACTTATAAAGCTGAAGCAGTAATCCCTATTAAAACAGGATTCCTAACCATAAGAACTAACCAATTCAGCATTGAAGAGAATAATCGCCTACTTTCAACCAGTTTGGAGCTGATTGAGGAAAGAAGAGAGGTAGCTATGGTGAAAATGATGCATTACCAATAAAAGCTTAAGCAAGGGTATGACAAAGGAATAAGGTTGAGGCCACTGGCCCCGAGAGACTTAGTTTTGAGAAAAGTCATGGGAACAGCAAAGAACCCAGCCTAGGGGAAGCTAGGCCACAACTGGGAGGGCCTATACCGAATAACCTCGATGGCGGGAATTAGGGCGTATTACTTGGAAGATTTGGATGAAAATGTGATTCCTTGCCCatagaatgtaaataatctacaacgttattattaataataatatgaagTTCTGTTTATTTATTCCTGATTTATTTGCCTATTGCTATAGTAGTCTATCAAATCGTATTAACTCTTATTTAAAGATtgccaagtgttaaacagaatctcggTCTTGTCTGACTCGTTGGGTCACAagccttaggtaaattaacctTTGTGTGAAGATtatttaagtgttaaatagaaacTCAGTTTTGTTTgactcctcgggtcacaagtcttgggtaaattaacctttattggaaaattatttaagtgttaaatagaaccttggtctTGTTCGACTCTTCTGGTCAcaagccttgggtaaattaactctTATTGGAAGACTGCTaagtgttaaacataacctCAGGTCTTATTCGATTCCTCGGGTCACGAACCTTGGGAAAATTAACCTTTAAGCAACATAAGCCTGGGATAAGTTAAAccttatttgaaattttgactaagtgttaaataaTAGCTTTGAGATACATGAGT is a genomic window containing:
- the LOC142632633 gene encoding uncharacterized protein LOC142632633; its protein translation is MAIREGETLKTYLDRYWETFNEIDRDFKDMAIRTFKTGLPTEHVLRKSLMMKPAQNMRQLMDHLEKHKGVEDDQAQGKGKAKAFPERRDHGVGGYHNNRLRRNFPNQKPTKGAQMVNLLFKELIYQILEKIKNESYFKWPNKMGEDQSKRNQSLYCHYHQEKGHTTEDCRTLRDHLGQLVKVGKLKQFLHHLAGQFGQSEAKYQRDGALNQP
- the LOC142632634 gene encoding uncharacterized protein LOC142632634 encodes the protein MSVVSSPNLEDRGHASKKAKVVAVPTLGFSEEDKEGTFQPHDDALVITLRIGGYDVKRVLVDQGSEAEIMYPNLYKGLKLKPEDLENCDSLLMGFDRRMVISRGMIRLPVQAGDEEVQVSFIVVETYSPYTTILARLWLHAMGAISSTFHLEVKYPMQGRVGKLMGSQAMARQCLVAAITEHSMDQVLVEKEQIL